The Bacteroidota bacterium DNA segment CCAAAATTAGAGAAGCAATCAGACACGGACAGGTCGAGCTGGCCACTGAAATGCTCGGATATCCCTACACGGTTTCAGGTATCGTCAGCCGGGGAGAGGGAATTGGCCGCAAAATCGGTTTTCCGACAGCGAATATTTTTGTTGAGCATCCGAGGAAACTGATCCCGCATGGCGGTGTGTACCACGTTGAACTGCTGATCGGGACCGACTGGCACCGGGGTGTGTGCAACATCGGTCAGCGCCCCACCTTTGATGGTCAGGAGCTCAGAATTGAAGTCCATCTGCTTCAGTTTCAATCGGATATCTATGGAATGCCGGTTTGTTTGCGGTTTCATCGCCGTTTGCGTGAGGAAAAAAAATTCCCATCGGTCGATGAACTGATCAGACAAATCACCAAAGATGTGGAAGAAGCAAATATTTTCTGGAATGGCTCCGGATGGTGACATTCGGGAAGAAATCTTCTATTTTTACCACCCCCCACGATTATCAATTTATGTTCTGGCCTCTGTAAGGAATACGTATGGGAAAAGTGATTGCTGTTGCCAACCAGAAGGGCGGGGTAGGAAAAACCACGACTTCAATAAATCTTGCCTCCTCTATTGCGGTGGCCGAGATTCCTGTTTTACTGATTGACATCGACCCTCAGGCCAATGCAACCAGTGGAATCGGCTTTCCAAAGGAGGAAATCGGGAATTCCATCTATGATGTGATCATCTCGAATGCAGATCCGCGTGAGTGCACCCTGAAAACTCAGATGCCCTTTCTGGATATTATTCCCTCGCACATTAACCTGGTGGGTGCTGAAATTGAAATGGTTGGAATGGATGAACCCCACAAAAACCTGCTCAAAGCACTGACTCCGCTTCGTCAGAAGTACAAATACATTATTATAGATGCCCCTCCCAGCCTGGGTCTGCTCACGCTGAACGCACTGACTGCTGCCGATTCGGTCCTGATTCCGGTTCAGTGCGAATATTTCGCTCTGGAGGGACTCAGCCAACTGATGAATACCATCAACCTGGTCAAAAAGGACCTGAATCCATCTCTGGATGTTGAGGGAGTTCTGCTGACCATGTTTGATGCCCGCACCAACCTTTCCCGGCAGGTGGCCGCCGAAGTGAAAAAGTATTTTGGTGAAAAGGTGTATGAATCCATCATTTTCCGGAATATCCGGATTGGTGAGGCACCCAGTTTTGGAAAACCACTGATTCTTTATGATGCCATGAGCCCGGGTACCGAAAATTATCTGGACCTTGCCAATGAAATCATGCGTAAGAACCGTGATACCTCCTTTACACGCCGGGTCAAAGCCTGGAATGATACCGATCAGGACAAACCGTTTTTTAAGGCCATCCTTCAGAAAAAAAATCAGATTGAAACGGTGACAGGAGATCGGGTATAGTGGCAAAACTTGCATTAGGCCGCGGGTTGGGTGCATTGTTACCCAGCGATGATGGCGAGAAAAAAGTCCAGCAGGTGGTGAAAGAAAAGTACCGGGTTGATGAAACGGTTATCAACACCCAGTTCATCACGGTTTCTTCCGACCTGATTGATCCGAACCCCTTTCAGCCAAGAACCGAATTTGATCCTGAGGCACTGGAGGAATTAAAGAATTCCATCATTGAGCATGGCATTATTCAGCCGCTGACCGTCCGGCAGAAGCCCAATGGCCGGTATGAACTGATTGCTGGCGAACGCAGGCTGAGAGCTTCGAGACTGGCCAGTCTCGGAACCGTTCCTGTTTATATTCTGGATATACGGACAGACGAGGAAATGCTCGAACTGGCCATTATCGAGAACATTCAGCGCAAGGATCTGAATGCCATTGAGGTGGCTAACGGGTATCGTCGTCTCATGGAAGAATGCCACCTGACCCAGGATGAAGTGGCTAAACGGGTTGGGAAGGACCGGACGACAGTTACGAACCTGCTCCGTCTTTTAAAACTCCCCGATTTTCTGCAGGAAGCCATTGTACATGGACAGATTTCCATGGGACATGCGCGCGCCATGCTGATGGTGAGTGACGACGATTTTCTTAAAGAACTGACTGAACGGATTATCCGTGAGGATCTTTCAGTCCGTGCGGTGGAGCGGCTGGTAAAAGCAGGACCGGTTCCTGTTAAAAAAGAGCCCAAACCAGTCAGAACTCCCGGATCGGCATCAGTTCAGGATGTTGAACGCCGGTTGAGGACGGTTTTATCCACCAAAGTGTCCGTACGGGAGAAAACAAAAGAGTCCGGGTCCATCACCATTGAATATTTCAGTCTGGATGAATTGGAACGGATTCTGGACCTCATTGAATCGGCACCGCATGAGTAACCGGCTGATCCTGCTGTTCCTTCTGATCAGCGGACCCGTGTTTGCACAAACCACCAACGATACCCTTTTTACCGGTCAGGAATCCAAATCGCCTGGCGGTGCCATGCTGAGAAGCGCCATTCTTCCGGGTTGGGGCCAGATTTACACGGGTTCTTATCTGAAAGCGCCCCTGGTGCTCGGAACGTTTGCCACATTCGGGGGAATTGCCTGGTGGTATCATGACCGCTATACAAAATATCAGACCCTGACAAAAGAAGCTTATGCCGCTCCGGATCAGGAACTGGAAGGACGACCAGCCACCCTGTACCGGGCTTACAGAGAGTTTTACCGTGACGAACGGGACCGGTATCTTTTCTATGTTTTCCTGACATACATGGTTAATATTGCCGATGCGTATGTCGAAGCCCATTTAGCCGATTTTGATGTCAGCGGAGATTTGTCGGTAAAGCCATTAAACTCCCCGCCTGACCGGGAATCTGGTCTTCAAACCCCTGGATATCAACTGACCTGGTCCCTGACCTTCTGACCCTTCAATTCCGGAAAATCAATCATGTACCGGTTAACCCCAATTGTTGAGAGTTTTATTGCAGACAGTGACACACCCGTCACTGTGTTTCTGAAACTCAGAGCGTATTATCGCCTGCCATTTTTATTTGAATCGGTTGAATCGGGAAACCGGATCGGCCGGTATTCATTTATTGGCATCGAACCCGTTTTTGAAGTAAAAAGTGACCATGAACGGGTTACGGTTGAACCAAAAGTTTCCTGGTTTTCACTTCCGTTGCCAGAGGGTAAACCCGTCGATCAGTTGCGGGCTTTGCTTGGCAGCTTTTCCACCAGTGTGGTTCCCGGCCTTCCCGGTTTTACCAGCGGATTGGTTGGACATTTTTCATATGAGTCCATTTCGCACACCGAACCTCATCTGGTGTTTTCAAATCCGTCAGATTACCCGTGCCCCCTTGTTCACCTGCTGGGTTTCGATACCCTCATCATTTTTGATAATGTGACCCGCCGGCTTCATCTGGTTTCAAATGTCTGGAGCCATGACACAAACCCGATACCGGCCGACTATTCAGATGAATCGGCCGTTCGGCGCAAACTGGACCGGGTTCGAAATCAGATTCTGGATCTCCGGTGCCGGTTTCCTCAAAAGTCGGTTCCTTCCCATCCTGATTTTCATGCGGCTCCCGATGTTTTCAAAAACGGGGTGGAACAGACGAAATTTCACATCAGGGAAGGTGATATTTTCCAGTTGGTTCTTTCCAGACGTCTGTATTCCACCTATGAGGGGGACAGTTTTGAACTGTTCCGCGCTTTACGGGTGATCAATCCTTCTCCTTACCTGTTTTATCTCGATATGGGGAACGGGCTGACCGCGGTGGGATCCAGTCCAGAGGTCATGGTCAGAATCCGCGACCGTCAGGTGGAAGTCAGGCCGATTGCCGGTACCCGCCGCAGGGGAAAAACGGAGGCCGAAGACCTGGCCATTGAGCAGGAGCTGATGACAGATGAAAAGGAACTGGCCGAACACCTGATGCTGATCGATCTGGGTCGAAATGATGTGGGAAGAGTCAGCGAACCTGGTTCAGTCTCGGTTCCTGACCGGATGGTGATTGAACGGTACAGTCATGTGATGCATATCGTGAGCGGGGTGACCGGAAAGCTGAAAGCAGGAATGACTTCCATTGATGCGTTTTTCAGCTGCTTTCCTGCGGGAACGTTAACCGGTGCGCCGAAAATCAGAGCCATGCAGATCATTGAGGAACTGGAACCAGTCAGAAGAGGCATCTATGGAGGGGCCATCGGGTATCTCGATTTTAATGGTGGCATGGATACATGTATTGCCATCCGCACACTGGTTCGTCATGGAAATCAGTTGTTTTTACAGGCGGGTGCCGGAATTGTAAGTGATTCCACACCTGAAAGGGAATATCAGGAGACCCGTGAAAAACTAGAGGCGAACCTTTCCAGCCTGAATGTGGTCAGGGAGTTGCTGCCATGATTTTGCTGATAGACAACTACGATAGTTTTACTTATAATCTTTATCAGTATCTCGCCGAACTGGGAGCCGACGTCAGGGTTATCAGAAATGACGACGTGCCGGCAGCAGAAATCCGGAATCTGAATCCGGCCGGAATTGTTCTTTCTCCCGGACCGGGGAATCCGAAAGAAGCTGGTATCACGCTTGAGGTGATTCGGTTGTATCATCAGCAGATACCGATCCTTGGAGTCTGTCTGGGTCATCAGGCGATTGGAGAAGCCTTTGGCGGGACTGTTACCTACGCACCCACACTGATGCACGGAAAAACCAGCCAGATTCATCATGATGGAACCGGACTTTTTAAGGGACTGCCCAGTCCGTATCGTGCGACGCGGTACCATTCTCTGATGGTCAGCAGGGACCAATTGCCGGCCAGCCTGAGAGTGAATGCTGAAACAGAGGATGGAGTGATCATGGGACTTGAACACCGGGAGTTTCCGGTTGCAGGGGTACAGTTCCATCCCGAATCCATTCTGACTGAGCATGGAAAACCCCTGCTGAAAAATTTTCTGGAGAAACTGAAGTGAAATCAATTCAATTCGATCCGGTCCGTTACACGCAGGATACCTGGCGGATATTCAGAATCATGGCCGAATTTACTGAAGGATTCGAAAAGCTGGGCAGCCTTGGACCGGCGGTTTCTATTTTCGGATCGGCCCGGACCAAACCGGGTGAATACTATTACGAAAAGGCTGTCCGGATCGCCCATCTGCTGGCTGAAAAAGGATTTGCCATCATTACCGGTGGCGGCCCGGGAATTATGGAAGCCGGCAACAAGGGTGCAAAGGAAGCCAACGGAATCAGCGTAGGACTTAACATTGATCTGCCTCATGAGCAGCATCACAATGCCTATATCGACCGTCACATGCTTATTGAATTCGATTATTTCTTTGTGCGTAAAGTGATGTTTGTTAAATACGCCCAGGGCTTTGTCATGATGCCCGGCGGCTTTGGTACCATGGATGAGATGTTCGAGGCCATCACGCTGATTCAGACCCAAAAGATTAAACCCGTTCCCATTATCCTGGTTGGAACCGCATTTTGGGGAGGTCTGCTCGACTGGATCAAAACGGCCATGCTGGCCGATGGAAAAATTTCCCCGGAAGATTTGAATCTGTTTCATGTGACCGACAGTGAGGCCGAAGTCTGTGAAATCATCGAAAATTTTTACAAAGAGCAGGTATTCAGTCCCAATTTCTGATATGGTCCCCATGATTCTGTTGCTTCTTTTTTTGGGCGGATGCCAGCCCTCTGCTCCTCAACCGGTTTCTGATCCGGCTCACATCAGCCATCAAACGGTGCTTCCTGCCTATCCCGATACCATGGTGGTTTGCGGGATTCGGTTGCCACTGGAGGATCCTGAAGTACGGGATCGGTTTGAAAGGGAATTCTATAACACCCTGCACAATGAAAATGTGTCACAGCAAACCATTGCTGCCGCCAATACCGTTTTTCCCATCATTCTTCCCATCATCAGAGAAGCGGGCTTACCCGAGGATCTGAAATACCTGGCCATTGCTGAATCCAACCTGCGCACCGCAGTCAGCGTGGCGGGGGCAACCGGTGTCTGGCAACTGATGGAACTGGTAGCCCGATCGGAAAACCTCAAAATCAATTATTGGGTGGATGAGCGAAATCATCTGGAAAAATCGACCCGGGTGGCCATGACCTTTCTGAAACATCTCCACAAAAAATATGGTGACTGGAATCTGGCCTTTGCTGCTTATAACGTCGGGGAAACCAACATCAATGACAACCTGAAGTTCCAGCATGTGAGACGGTTTTTTGATCTGTATCTGAATGAAGAAACCAGCCGGTACATCTTCCGGATTTATGCGGCCAAGGCCGTATTTGAGGATCCGACGAAATATGGATTGCCGGCCTATGAGTTTAAAACCGACTCTTACCGCTATGTGACCATCAACGGGCCGGTGGAAAACCTGACAAAGCTGGCGCTGGAGCAGGGAACCAGTTACCGTCAGCTGAGAATTCTGAATCCCTGGATCCGGCGCAGGGGTCTGCCGGAAGGTACCTGGACGCTTGCCTTTCCTTCATCATCGGTTCCCGGATCCATTGATCTGGCCGGCTATGAATACACAAAAAATCCACCGGTCGGAACCACACCATCCGGAGTGGTCACCCACAAGGTAACCGATGGGGATACACTGCTTTCAATCGCCCTGGCCTATGATGTTGAAGTGAATGAAATCAGACGATGGAATAATCTGAAGTCAGACATGATCATGGTGGGTCAGCAACTGAAAATCTACCTGAAATAACTGCAGGCGGGAGCCTGTTTTTATGTGGTTTTCTCCCTGATTCAGAGTAAATTACCAGACAATTCAGTCTCAGGCAGGTTACTCATGACTCAGGTTCTCATCACCGGGTTTCCCGGATTTCTCGCAAGCCGTCTGATGGTCAGACTCACAGACTTTTACAACGGCTATCATTTCATCTGTCTGGTTCAGAAAAAATTTCTTCCGCAGGCCGAAAAGCTGCGTACGGAATTGATGGCACAGCATCCTTCGCTGAATGGCCGTCTTGAACTGGTCACGGGAGACATCACCCTGCCCGATGCCGGATTGGAACCAGCAGTACTCGACCGGGTGATCCAATCTGCAGAAGATGTCTGGCACCTGGCAGCCATTTATGATCTGGCCATTCCACGTGAACCGGCTTATCTGGTTAATACCGTGGGTACAGGCCTGATTGCCGGACTGGCTTCCCGGATGAAAAACCTGAAACATCTGTTTTATATTTCCACAGCCTACGTCAGCGGAAAACGCACTGGGACGATTTACGAAGAGGAATTATCGGCGGGTCAGTCATTCAGGAATCATTATGAAGAGACCAAGTATCTGGCTGAAGTCGAAATCAGAAAATTTCGTCACGATCTCCCATTAACCATTTTCAGGCCGGGTATTATTGTTGGCCATTCCCAGACCGGAGAAACCCAGAAATTTGACGGACCTTATTACGTCATTCAGGTTATG contains these protein-coding regions:
- a CDS encoding ParA family protein; translated protein: MGKVIAVANQKGGVGKTTTSINLASSIAVAEIPVLLIDIDPQANATSGIGFPKEEIGNSIYDVIISNADPRECTLKTQMPFLDIIPSHINLVGAEIEMVGMDEPHKNLLKALTPLRQKYKYIIIDAPPSLGLLTLNALTAADSVLIPVQCEYFALEGLSQLMNTINLVKKDLNPSLDVEGVLLTMFDARTNLSRQVAAEVKKYFGEKVYESIIFRNIRIGEAPSFGKPLILYDAMSPGTENYLDLANEIMRKNRDTSFTRRVKAWNDTDQDKPFFKAILQKKNQIETVTGDRV
- a CDS encoding ParB/RepB/Spo0J family partition protein → MAKLALGRGLGALLPSDDGEKKVQQVVKEKYRVDETVINTQFITVSSDLIDPNPFQPRTEFDPEALEELKNSIIEHGIIQPLTVRQKPNGRYELIAGERRLRASRLASLGTVPVYILDIRTDEEMLELAIIENIQRKDLNAIEVANGYRRLMEECHLTQDEVAKRVGKDRTTVTNLLRLLKLPDFLQEAIVHGQISMGHARAMLMVSDDDFLKELTERIIREDLSVRAVERLVKAGPVPVKKEPKPVRTPGSASVQDVERRLRTVLSTKVSVREKTKESGSITIEYFSLDELERILDLIESAPHE
- a CDS encoding chorismate-binding protein, which translates into the protein MYRLTPIVESFIADSDTPVTVFLKLRAYYRLPFLFESVESGNRIGRYSFIGIEPVFEVKSDHERVTVEPKVSWFSLPLPEGKPVDQLRALLGSFSTSVVPGLPGFTSGLVGHFSYESISHTEPHLVFSNPSDYPCPLVHLLGFDTLIIFDNVTRRLHLVSNVWSHDTNPIPADYSDESAVRRKLDRVRNQILDLRCRFPQKSVPSHPDFHAAPDVFKNGVEQTKFHIREGDIFQLVLSRRLYSTYEGDSFELFRALRVINPSPYLFYLDMGNGLTAVGSSPEVMVRIRDRQVEVRPIAGTRRRGKTEAEDLAIEQELMTDEKELAEHLMLIDLGRNDVGRVSEPGSVSVPDRMVIERYSHVMHIVSGVTGKLKAGMTSIDAFFSCFPAGTLTGAPKIRAMQIIEELEPVRRGIYGGAIGYLDFNGGMDTCIAIRTLVRHGNQLFLQAGAGIVSDSTPEREYQETREKLEANLSSLNVVRELLP
- a CDS encoding aminodeoxychorismate/anthranilate synthase component II, which gives rise to MILLIDNYDSFTYNLYQYLAELGADVRVIRNDDVPAAEIRNLNPAGIVLSPGPGNPKEAGITLEVIRLYHQQIPILGVCLGHQAIGEAFGGTVTYAPTLMHGKTSQIHHDGTGLFKGLPSPYRATRYHSLMVSRDQLPASLRVNAETEDGVIMGLEHREFPVAGVQFHPESILTEHGKPLLKNFLEKLK
- a CDS encoding TIGR00730 family Rossman fold protein, with protein sequence MAEFTEGFEKLGSLGPAVSIFGSARTKPGEYYYEKAVRIAHLLAEKGFAIITGGGPGIMEAGNKGAKEANGISVGLNIDLPHEQHHNAYIDRHMLIEFDYFFVRKVMFVKYAQGFVMMPGGFGTMDEMFEAITLIQTQKIKPVPIILVGTAFWGGLLDWIKTAMLADGKISPEDLNLFHVTDSEAEVCEIIENFYKEQVFSPNF
- a CDS encoding transglycosylase SLT domain-containing protein, producing the protein MILLLLFLGGCQPSAPQPVSDPAHISHQTVLPAYPDTMVVCGIRLPLEDPEVRDRFEREFYNTLHNENVSQQTIAAANTVFPIILPIIREAGLPEDLKYLAIAESNLRTAVSVAGATGVWQLMELVARSENLKINYWVDERNHLEKSTRVAMTFLKHLHKKYGDWNLAFAAYNVGETNINDNLKFQHVRRFFDLYLNEETSRYIFRIYAAKAVFEDPTKYGLPAYEFKTDSYRYVTINGPVENLTKLALEQGTSYRQLRILNPWIRRRGLPEGTWTLAFPSSSVPGSIDLAGYEYTKNPPVGTTPSGVVTHKVTDGDTLLSIALAYDVEVNEIRRWNNLKSDMIMVGQQLKIYLK
- a CDS encoding SDR family oxidoreductase — encoded protein: MTQVLITGFPGFLASRLMVRLTDFYNGYHFICLVQKKFLPQAEKLRTELMAQHPSLNGRLELVTGDITLPDAGLEPAVLDRVIQSAEDVWHLAAIYDLAIPREPAYLVNTVGTGLIAGLASRMKNLKHLFYISTAYVSGKRTGTIYEEELSAGQSFRNHYEETKYLAEVEIRKFRHDLPLTIFRPGIIVGHSQTGETQKFDGPYYVIQVMDRLPKGFLMTLLGSGNHTVNLVPVDYCIGAMAWLATHADSAGKVYHLTDPSPLTQLEIAQSFSDALGKNLHFLSVPSWLAKGVLSIGPVAQLAGLPSVLVDYFDHPHQYDCTNTLAGLEGSGIRCPSFREVSPVLVRYFLEKKKEFATRQALY